GACCCGCGGCCTGCGCATCGTCGACGGTCGCATCCTCAATCACGACTGGCGCATCGACGGCGTCGGCGCCGACCTGCCCGCGCTGTATCCCGACCAGCCCGTGCGTGCGCGTCTGCGCGGCCGCTACGTGGATGCGCCGCTGGGCATCGCCTTCGATCTGGCGGTGGCGCTGTCGCGCCCCGCGGCCAACGCCGGCCTGGGCACGCGCGGCGATATCAGCATCGAGCAATCGGATTGGCGCCTGCCGGCCAAGGTCGCGCTGTCCGGGCCGCTGCGCATCGGCGACGACGAACTGAGCATCGTGCCCGCGCGCCTGGGCGCCTCGGCGCGCTACGAGTCCGGCGACACCCGCCTGCCGTTCGCGCTGGGCCTGTACGGCCCGCTGAAATTCGACGAGGCGGTGTGGTCGCTGGAACCGGTGGCGCTGGCGCTGCGCGCGCAAGGCGACGACAACCCGCTGCCCACCCTGGACGCGCACGGCGCGCTGGCGCTGGGCCGGCGCCTGGTGCTGCAGCTCGACGGCCGCGTCGCCGCCTGGCCGCAGGCCTGGCCGGCGCTGCCCTCGCCGCTGGGCGAATCGACCTCGCCGCTGCCGTTCGAATTGCGCTACCTCGGCAAGCCCGATCTGAGCGAGCCCGCGCAGCTGCGCCTGAGCCGCGACGAGATGCGCGCCGACACCCGTTTCCGCCTGCCCGCGGTGCTGGCCTGGATCGGCGCCGACGGCGGTTCGCCACTGCCGCCGCTGCGCGCCACCGTGACCGCGCCGCGCATGCAGGTATCCGGCGCGACACTGGAAGCGGTGGAGATCGAACTGGACGAGGACGCCGCGCCGTGAGCCGCAAAGCCGCCACCCAGGCCGCGCCCACCCCGCAAGCCGACGCCTTCGCCGAGCGCCTGCTGCGCTGGTTCGACGTCAGCGGCCGCCACGACCTGCCCTGGCAGCATCCGCGCACGCCTTACCGCGTGTGGCTGTCGGAGATCATGCTGCAGCAGACCCAGGTCAAGACCGCCGCGCCCTATTTCGAACGCTTCGTCGCCGCGCTGCCGACCTTGCTCGACCTGGCGCAAGCGCCGCAGGACCAGGTGCTCGCACTGTGGTCGGGCCTGGGCTACTACGCCCGCGCCCGCAACCTGCATGCCACCGCCCAGCGCTGCATGGAATCGCATGGCGGCGAACTGCCGCGCGATATCGACGCGCTGACCGCCCTGCCCGGCATCGGCCGCAGCACCGCCGCGGCGATCCTGTCGCAGGCCTGGGGCGACCGCCACGCCATCCTCGACGGCAACGTCAAGCGCGTGCTCGCGCGCTACCACGGCATCGCCGGCTACACCGGCCTGCCGGCGGTGGAAAAACAACTGTGGGCATTGGCGGAGTCGCAACTGCCGCAGACGCGCATGGCCGACTACACCCAGGCGCAGATGGACCTGGGTGCGACCCTGTGCACGCGCGCCGATCCGGCCTGCGTGCTGTGCCCGCTGCAGGACGACTGCGTCGCCCGCCTCGAAGGACGCACCGCCGAACTGCCCACGCCCAAGCCCGGCAAGGCCGTGCCGCAGCGCTACGCCCAGGTGTTGTGGCTGCAGGACGCGCAATCGCGCGTGTTGCTGCAGCGCCGCCCGCCCACCGGCATCTGGGCCTCGCTGTGGACCTTGCCGCAAGCCGACGACGCGGCGGCCGCGCGACTCTGGTTCGACGCCCACGCCCGCGGCGATTTCACCGCCGCCGAAGCGCTGGCGCCGGTCGCCCACGCCTTCAGTCACTACAAGCTGGAACTGCAGCCGCTGCGCTGGCGCGGCATCGCCCTGCGCGAGGCGGTGCGCGACAATGACGGCCTGCGCTGGGTCGCACGCGCGGAGTTGGCCGAACTGGGCATCCCCGCGCCGATCCGCAAACTGCTGGAAAGCGACGGCTAAGTCCGACCGCTCCGATGCGGCCTACGCCGCGCCAACCTTTATCAGGAAATCGTCATGGCCCGCACCGTCCACTGCCAATACGAACACCGCGACACCGAAGGCCTGGACTTCGTTCCCTGGCCCGGCGAGCTGGGCAAGCGTGTGTTCGCCCACATCGGCAAGAGCGCCTGGGCCGCGTGGCTCGCGCACCAGACCATGCTGATCAACGAGAACCGGCTGTCGCCGCTGGATCCCAAGCACCGCGCGTTCCTGGAAGCGGAGATGGAGAAGTTTCTGTTCGGCGGCGGTGCGGAAAAGCCGGCCGGCTACGTGGCCCCGCAGGAATAAGCGGCGCGGCTCAGCGCACGGCCCGGCGATCCAGCAGCGCGCGCAGCTGATCCAGCAGCCAATCGGCGTCGTTGGGGCTGGCATCCAGCAGCAACGCGTCCATGCGATCTTCGATGAGGCCGAAGTACGGCTGTTCGTGCCTCAGATCGCCCAGATCGCTTTCCAGGGTCTCAAGGTCCGCGGCGAACTGAGCGCGCGTCTTGTCCATTCTGGGCAGCGTAAACCCGCTGGCGAGCCGGTACTGCGCACTCCGGCACGGATTGGCGCAGCCACCGTGCTGAACCGTTCATCGTCGATGCAAATATTGCACTCGAGCGGCATCGCCGCATTGACTTGGGTATC
The sequence above is a segment of the Lysobacter silvisoli genome. Coding sequences within it:
- the mutY gene encoding A/G-specific adenine glycosylase, with product MSRKAATQAAPTPQADAFAERLLRWFDVSGRHDLPWQHPRTPYRVWLSEIMLQQTQVKTAAPYFERFVAALPTLLDLAQAPQDQVLALWSGLGYYARARNLHATAQRCMESHGGELPRDIDALTALPGIGRSTAAAILSQAWGDRHAILDGNVKRVLARYHGIAGYTGLPAVEKQLWALAESQLPQTRMADYTQAQMDLGATLCTRADPACVLCPLQDDCVARLEGRTAELPTPKPGKAVPQRYAQVLWLQDAQSRVLLQRRPPTGIWASLWTLPQADDAAAARLWFDAHARGDFTAAEALAPVAHAFSHYKLELQPLRWRGIALREAVRDNDGLRWVARAELAELGIPAPIRKLLESDG
- a CDS encoding oxidative damage protection protein, whose product is MARTVHCQYEHRDTEGLDFVPWPGELGKRVFAHIGKSAWAAWLAHQTMLINENRLSPLDPKHRAFLEAEMEKFLFGGGAEKPAGYVAPQE